Proteins from one Oscillatoria nigro-viridis PCC 7112 genomic window:
- a CDS encoding DUF6761 family protein: MLQDTQTIRHYQKLTDALVEMWNRGYRFDDLRLYLDGYLAALRHSNSLEPLYKTYPKLPIARKFWTLVFTSCFSVVSE, from the coding sequence ATGCTACAAGACACCCAAACAATCCGGCACTACCAAAAACTCACCGACGCCCTCGTCGAAATGTGGAATAGAGGTTATCGCTTTGATGACCTGCGGCTTTACTTAGACGGTTATTTAGCAGCCCTGCGGCATTCCAACAGTCTGGAACCGCTCTATAAAACTTACCCAAAGCTACCCATTGCTCGAAAGTTTTGGACTTTAGTGTTTACTTCCTGTTTCAGCGTAGTCTCAGAATGA
- a CDS encoding RNA-guided endonuclease InsQ/TnpB family protein — MLLSFKTELKPNNRQVTLFRQHCGVARHAYNFGNAIIQEALQLREADKTIKIPSAIDLHKRLVAEIKPANPWYYQSSKASPQQALAEVRTAWDRCFKKVSKQPRFKKKGKSKDSFYLEQGTKAKPGISNDGKRVKLPKIGWVRLHEPLPITATHNCVISRTADKWFIAIKYEIEQPPIPLNRPSIGVDIGIKELAVTSDGKVFANPKAYRKMSKKMKRLQRSVSRKVKGSKNRTKAVRKLAKLHSRISFIRKDAIHKLTNHLAKNHSVIKIENLNVKAFLKNHKLAGAIADCGMYEFKRQLEYKTEKFSSQLILVDRFFPSSQICSNCRNHRHKMPLKNRVYVCPDCGHTEDRDLNAAKNIERWFEGIHIPIRSD, encoded by the coding sequence ATGCTACTCAGTTTCAAGACGGAATTAAAACCTAACAATAGACAGGTGACTCTATTCCGTCAACACTGTGGAGTAGCCAGACACGCTTACAATTTTGGCAATGCTATTATTCAGGAAGCTTTACAACTTAGAGAGGCTGATAAAACAATCAAAATTCCCTCTGCTATTGACTTGCACAAACGTCTAGTCGCTGAGATTAAACCAGCTAATCCCTGGTATTATCAAAGCTCCAAAGCAAGTCCACAACAGGCTCTGGCAGAGGTAAGGACGGCATGGGATAGATGCTTCAAAAAAGTCTCTAAACAGCCTAGATTCAAGAAGAAAGGCAAGTCTAAAGACAGTTTTTATCTTGAGCAAGGCACTAAAGCAAAACCTGGTATCAGCAATGATGGTAAGCGAGTTAAACTCCCTAAAATTGGTTGGGTGCGATTGCACGAACCTCTCCCCATTACGGCTACTCATAATTGCGTAATTAGTCGCACTGCCGACAAATGGTTCATAGCCATCAAGTATGAGATTGAACAGCCACCAATACCTCTAAATCGCCCCTCTATTGGTGTTGATATTGGTATTAAGGAATTAGCTGTCACCAGTGACGGAAAGGTTTTTGCTAACCCCAAAGCTTACCGCAAAATGAGTAAGAAAATGAAGCGATTGCAGCGCTCTGTTAGTCGCAAAGTTAAAGGCTCAAAGAACAGAACTAAGGCAGTTAGAAAGCTGGCAAAACTGCATTCTAGAATTTCATTCATCCGCAAAGATGCTATTCATAAACTCACCAATCATCTCGCTAAAAACCACAGCGTGATTAAAATTGAGAATTTGAACGTCAAAGCATTTTTGAAAAATCACAAATTGGCGGGTGCGATTGCCGATTGTGGAATGTACGAATTTAAGCGACAACTTGAATATAAAACTGAGAAATTTTCTAGTCAGTTGATTTTAGTTGACCGCTTCTTTCCTAGTTCTCAAATCTGTTCAAATTGTAGGAATCACCGCCACAAAATGCCATTAAAGAATCGAGTCTATGTATGTCCTGATTGCGGTCATACAGAGGACAGAGACTTGAACGCAGCTAAAAACATTGAGCGATGGTTTGAAGGAATTCACATTCCGATTCGCTCAGATTAA
- a CDS encoding response regulator transcription factor, with protein MESASISIVEGNPHLRSLLGWHLQQVGHWVHQSADISHAREIFFSRQPTLVILDAQLPDGDGLEFCNWLQQQQQSLILMLSARNSESDIVEGLKAGADDYLTKPFGMQEFMARVEALMRRNRTMIPPATLECGLLKIDLVQRRVRLYEEHIELTPQEFSLLYVLAQAGGVPLSRSDLLRRAWPDAIDNPRTIDTHVLSLRKKIEIDPRQPSLIQTVRNVGYRLNLELLNGNQRHSSLVPGAVSS; from the coding sequence GTGGAATCTGCAAGTATTTCAATTGTTGAAGGGAATCCGCACCTGCGATCGCTCTTGGGCTGGCATCTACAGCAAGTCGGTCACTGGGTGCACCAGTCAGCGGATATCAGTCACGCTAGGGAAATATTTTTCAGCCGCCAGCCAACCCTAGTCATTCTGGATGCCCAATTGCCCGATGGGGACGGTTTGGAATTTTGCAACTGGCTGCAACAGCAGCAGCAGTCGCTGATTTTGATGCTGTCGGCGCGGAATTCGGAATCGGATATTGTTGAAGGTTTGAAGGCGGGGGCAGACGATTACCTGACTAAACCCTTTGGGATGCAAGAGTTTATGGCGAGGGTGGAAGCTCTGATGCGCCGCAACCGCACCATGATACCGCCGGCGACGCTGGAGTGCGGGCTGCTGAAAATTGATTTGGTGCAGCGCCGAGTCAGGTTGTACGAGGAACATATTGAGCTCACTCCCCAGGAATTTAGCCTGCTGTACGTGCTGGCTCAAGCTGGAGGAGTGCCGCTGTCGCGCTCGGATTTGCTGCGTCGGGCCTGGCCTGATGCTATTGATAACCCCCGGACGATCGACACTCACGTACTCTCTCTGCGTAAAAAAATCGAAATCGACCCGCGACAGCCGAGCCTAATTCAAACTGTACGGAATGTTGGCTACCGACTGAATCTAGAGTTGTTGAATGGGAATCAACGGCATTCTTCGCTGGTACCCGGAGCTGTGAGTTCTTAG
- a CDS encoding 4a-hydroxytetrahydrobiopterin dehydratase translates to MEPLAKERCAACRPNSPRVTAYEIVQLKPEIPDWNFIEKNGIPQLERTYKFPDFKTAIAFTNSVGEVAETQGHHPALLTEWGKVTVTWWTHAISGLHRNDFIMAAKTDAIANQFPK, encoded by the coding sequence ATGGAACCTTTAGCAAAAGAACGCTGTGCAGCCTGCCGCCCAAACTCTCCCCGCGTCACAGCATACGAAATTGTCCAGCTCAAACCTGAAATTCCCGACTGGAATTTTATCGAAAAAAATGGCATTCCCCAATTAGAACGCACCTACAAATTCCCGGATTTCAAAACTGCGATCGCCTTTACAAACAGCGTCGGCGAAGTAGCAGAAACCCAAGGACATCACCCCGCACTGTTAACCGAGTGGGGAAAAGTTACCGTTACTTGGTGGACTCACGCGATTTCTGGACTGCACCGGAATGATTTTATTATGGCGGCGAAAACCGATGCGATCGCCAATCAATTCCCGAAATAA
- the grxD gene encoding Grx4 family monothiol glutaredoxin yields MSTTAHQRIDELVKQNKIMVFMKGNKLMPQCGFSNTVVQILNTLGVPYKTLDVLADQEIRQGVKEYSNWPTIPQVYINGEFIGGSDIMIEMYQKGELQEIVEVALAS; encoded by the coding sequence ATGAGTACAACAGCACATCAAAGAATTGACGAGTTGGTTAAGCAAAACAAAATCATGGTGTTTATGAAGGGCAATAAGTTAATGCCCCAGTGCGGTTTTTCTAATACTGTGGTGCAAATTCTCAATACTTTGGGAGTGCCTTACAAAACTCTTGATGTTTTGGCCGACCAGGAAATTCGTCAAGGCGTTAAAGAGTATTCCAACTGGCCGACAATTCCCCAGGTTTATATCAACGGCGAGTTTATTGGTGGCTCGGATATTATGATCGAGATGTATCAAAAGGGCGAATTGCAAGAAATTGTAGAAGTGGCTTTGGCTTCTTAA
- a CDS encoding BolA family protein encodes MVTPSQVAEMIQAGLPDAKIQVNDLTGGGDHYQARVISAAFEGKSRVQQHQLVYGALKQAMASEAIHALGLETLTPAEWEAKNQVA; translated from the coding sequence ATGGTTACACCGTCTCAAGTAGCAGAAATGATTCAGGCAGGGTTGCCCGACGCTAAAATACAAGTTAACGATTTGACTGGCGGTGGCGACCACTACCAGGCGAGAGTAATCTCTGCCGCTTTTGAAGGAAAAAGCCGAGTACAGCAGCACCAACTGGTTTACGGCGCTCTCAAGCAGGCAATGGCTAGTGAAGCCATCCACGCTTTGGGCTTGGAAACCTTAACTCCCGCAGAATGGGAAGCTAAAAATCAAGTTGCTTAA
- a CDS encoding aldehyde dehydrogenase produces the protein MVISVSDIIQQQRQFFATGKTKDVDFRIEQLKKLKSAIVSNQSRIVDAVKADLNRPEYEAYFEIAAIAEVNYAIKNVKSWAKPKKVPTSIDQFPASARIYPEPLGVVLIIGPWNYPFQLMISPLVGAIAAGNCALLKPSEIASHTSAVIADMISKTFDPAYVAAVEGGVEISQQLLAEKFDHIFFTGGTKIGRIVMEAAAKHLTPVTLELGGKSPCIVDSDIYLEYTAKRIAWGKFINAGQTCIAPDYLLVDQKVKPDLMQAIKTAIHEFYGDNPQTSPDYSRIINQRQLDRLSSFIKDGEIVVGGEVKPEDRYIAPTVLDRVSWDAPVMQDEIFGPILPVLEYEDFGEAIAQINARPKPLALYLFSKNKEKQERVLRETSSGGVCLNDTVMQVGVTDLPFGGVGDSGIGTYHGKASFDTFSHQKSVLQKSFLLDLKWRYAPYKGKLDLIKKMIG, from the coding sequence ATGGTAATCAGCGTCAGCGATATTATCCAGCAGCAGCGGCAATTTTTTGCGACTGGGAAAACGAAAGATGTGGATTTTCGGATCGAACAACTGAAAAAACTTAAAAGTGCGATCGTTTCCAATCAATCACGGATTGTGGATGCTGTCAAGGCTGATTTGAACAGGCCGGAGTACGAGGCTTATTTTGAAATTGCTGCGATCGCAGAAGTTAATTATGCCATCAAAAATGTTAAATCGTGGGCAAAGCCGAAAAAAGTGCCTACTTCGATCGATCAATTCCCAGCATCAGCCCGCATTTACCCTGAACCTTTGGGCGTAGTTTTAATCATCGGGCCTTGGAATTACCCATTTCAGCTCATGATATCACCTTTAGTCGGGGCGATCGCCGCCGGCAACTGTGCACTTCTCAAACCTTCGGAAATCGCCTCGCACACGTCGGCAGTTATCGCCGACATGATATCCAAAACCTTCGATCCCGCCTACGTAGCCGCCGTCGAAGGAGGAGTCGAAATCAGCCAACAATTATTAGCGGAAAAATTCGACCACATTTTCTTTACAGGCGGCACTAAAATCGGTCGAATCGTCATGGAAGCTGCCGCTAAACACCTGACACCTGTCACCTTGGAATTAGGCGGCAAAAGTCCTTGCATTGTAGACTCCGACATTTACCTTGAATACACGGCTAAACGCATTGCGTGGGGCAAATTCATCAATGCAGGTCAAACTTGTATCGCTCCCGATTACCTGTTAGTCGATCAAAAAGTTAAACCCGATTTGATGCAGGCAATTAAAACAGCAATTCACGAATTTTACGGCGATAATCCGCAAACAAGTCCCGACTATTCGCGGATTATCAACCAGCGGCAATTAGACCGTTTGAGTTCGTTTATCAAAGATGGAGAAATTGTCGTCGGTGGGGAAGTTAAGCCGGAAGATAGATATATTGCACCGACGGTTTTAGATCGTGTTTCCTGGGATGCGCCTGTGATGCAGGATGAGATTTTCGGGCCGATTTTGCCAGTTTTGGAGTATGAGGATTTCGGGGAGGCGATCGCCCAAATCAACGCCCGTCCCAAACCTTTAGCTTTGTATTTGTTCTCGAAAAATAAAGAGAAACAAGAGCGAGTTTTGCGGGAAACTTCTTCGGGGGGAGTTTGTCTCAATGACACGGTTATGCAAGTGGGAGTAACAGATTTACCTTTTGGCGGAGTTGGCGACAGCGGCATCGGCACCTATCACGGCAAAGCAAGTTTTGACACTTTTTCGCATCAAAAAAGCGTGCTGCAAAAGTCATTTTTACTTGACTTAAAATGGCGCTACGCTCCCTATAAAGGCAAGTTAGATTTGATTAAGAAAATGATCGGTTGA
- a CDS encoding DUF6761 family protein translates to MYFSASPYLIHRLEEEAARYIHDPSNFAMPQTQTEADYY, encoded by the coding sequence ATCTATTTCAGCGCCTCACCCTATCTGATTCACAGACTAGAGGAAGAAGCAGCGCGTTACATTCACGACCCCTCCAATTTTGCAATGCCACAGACCCAAACTGAAGCAGACTACTATTAA
- a CDS encoding IS607 family transposase codes for METQSDVTLSIGEAAKELGISTKTLRRWTDAGKIKFERSPTGQRRFYLTDIKRITPRDLNQADDRITINYARVSSHDQKEDLKRQAAVLESFSAANGWQFETIQDLGSGLNYKKKGLTKLLKRIMSGEVGRLVVTHKDRLLRFGSELVFAMCEEFECEVVIVNKSPDELSFEQELVQDMIELIQVFSARLYGARSHKNKKLIDGIAKAVEDVK; via the coding sequence TTGGAGACTCAATCAGACGTGACACTCTCAATCGGGGAAGCGGCTAAGGAGCTTGGTATTTCGACAAAGACGCTGAGACGCTGGACTGATGCAGGCAAGATTAAGTTTGAGCGCTCTCCCACGGGACAGAGACGCTTCTACCTTACCGATATCAAGCGAATTACTCCCAGAGACTTAAACCAGGCAGACGATCGAATCACTATCAACTATGCCAGAGTTTCTAGTCATGACCAAAAAGAAGATTTAAAGCGTCAAGCTGCTGTTTTGGAATCGTTTAGCGCTGCCAATGGCTGGCAATTTGAAACAATTCAAGACTTAGGCTCTGGACTTAATTACAAGAAAAAAGGACTGACAAAACTACTCAAACGAATCATGTCCGGTGAGGTTGGCAGACTTGTTGTTACTCACAAAGACAGGCTTCTAAGGTTTGGTTCCGAGTTAGTTTTCGCAATGTGTGAGGAATTTGAATGCGAGGTAGTAATAGTCAATAAATCGCCGGATGAATTGAGTTTTGAACAGGAATTAGTTCAAGATATGATTGAATTAATTCAGGTTTTTAGCGCTAGACTTTATGGCGCTAGAAGTCACAAAAACAAAAAACTGATTGATGGTATAGCTAAAGCAGTGGAGGACGTAAAATAA